In Leptospira koniambonensis, the following proteins share a genomic window:
- a CDS encoding adenylate/guanylate cyclase domain-containing protein, translating into MPIKDYLPKFLCNILEITDRSKMDDSVRKVLENEEIIGAYVSNAFRYLLLIFFAAQLALNWKNGDALVNGIAFTIFTAVTIGHSYVIRTCTHWAIKGFSYLALVSDFFVISSLLLYYTLHQNSFDLGFAIKNPIMNFLFFPLAFSLIQFRLRYVVLSVILFYLVYFGIFSYALIYDKMVFAKDWGDYVMGPNVLVTDALFGRPMVYLILAFFFAFGILRTLIMIRRIGEGEAQRSLLSRYFSPGMVEEMMTNPDVLEGRRQTATILFTDIRNFTALSENMDPLELSRFLSSIRETLTDCVFEFGGTLDKYIGDAVMATFGTPYPSADPASDAIRALQCGQRMLEKLGEFNNARGAKGLEPVRIGIGIHTGEVFSGNIETSRRAEFTVIGDAVNTASRIESLTKNFGKELLVSEETWKLAGANFRGETLPPVQVKGKEKPVTVVAVGA; encoded by the coding sequence ATGCCTATCAAAGATTATCTACCTAAGTTTCTTTGTAATATTCTGGAAATAACAGATCGAAGTAAAATGGACGATTCGGTCCGTAAGGTTTTAGAAAACGAAGAAATCATAGGCGCCTATGTATCCAACGCCTTCCGATATCTGCTTCTAATATTTTTTGCAGCTCAGTTGGCCTTAAACTGGAAAAATGGAGATGCTCTGGTTAACGGGATCGCATTTACAATTTTCACTGCAGTTACGATTGGACATTCTTACGTAATCAGGACCTGCACTCATTGGGCTATTAAAGGATTTTCTTATTTAGCACTCGTCTCTGATTTTTTCGTGATCAGTTCTTTATTATTATACTATACTCTTCACCAAAATTCATTCGATCTTGGATTCGCGATCAAAAATCCGATCATGAATTTTCTATTCTTCCCTCTTGCGTTCTCATTGATCCAATTCAGATTAAGATACGTGGTTTTAAGCGTTATCTTATTCTATCTAGTTTATTTCGGGATCTTCTCCTATGCTCTGATATACGATAAGATGGTATTCGCAAAAGATTGGGGAGATTATGTGATGGGACCGAATGTTTTGGTCACTGACGCATTATTCGGAAGACCTATGGTTTATCTGATCTTGGCTTTCTTCTTTGCTTTTGGGATCTTAAGAACTTTGATCATGATCAGACGGATTGGAGAAGGAGAAGCACAAAGATCCTTACTTTCTCGTTACTTCTCCCCCGGAATGGTAGAAGAAATGATGACCAACCCAGATGTATTGGAGGGCAGAAGACAAACTGCCACAATATTATTCACTGATATCAGAAATTTCACTGCACTATCAGAAAATATGGATCCATTAGAATTGAGCAGATTCCTTTCCTCTATTAGAGAAACATTAACTGATTGTGTTTTTGAATTTGGTGGGACTTTAGACAAATATATAGGCGACGCTGTAATGGCTACATTTGGAACTCCTTATCCTTCCGCTGATCCTGCATCAGATGCAATTCGTGCATTACAATGCGGACAAAGGATGTTAGAAAAATTAGGAGAATTTAATAATGCCAGAGGAGCCAAAGGATTAGAACCGGTAAGGATCGGAATAGGCATCCATACTGGAGAAGTTTTCTCTGGAAATATTGAAACAAGCAGAAGAGCAGAATTCACAGTGATAGGAGATGCGGTTAACACTGCCTCTAGAATTGAATCTCTTACCAAAAACTTCGGAAAAGAGTTACTAGTCTCCGAAGAAACTTGGAAACTTGCAGGTGCTAACTTCAGAGGAGAAACTCTTCCTCCAGTCCAAGTAAAAGGAAAAGAAAAACCTGTAACTGTAGTTGCAGTTGGAGCCTAA
- a CDS encoding oxidoreductase produces MNHRVAIIAGGTGLVGGELVQELLIDPSWDKVYLLVRKPLEWTHSKLELILTDWEKLTEFPQGVTDAFCTLGTTIGKAGSKENFKKVDLEYPIRFAKAAKEKGVKSFFIVTALGADPNSIVFYNQVKGEVETEISKLGFETFGIFRPSLLEGDRKEFRLGEKIGSKLAFLINPLLLGPFKKYRSIHVKTVAKSMLNLAWSGKKGNHIIESDKIAALGSSSARGNLENLI; encoded by the coding sequence ATGAACCATAGAGTTGCAATCATTGCGGGTGGAACTGGGCTCGTCGGCGGAGAACTTGTTCAAGAATTATTGATAGATCCATCCTGGGATAAGGTATATCTTCTGGTCCGAAAACCTCTGGAATGGACTCATTCCAAATTGGAATTGATCCTTACTGATTGGGAAAAACTAACTGAGTTTCCTCAAGGTGTTACAGATGCATTTTGCACTTTGGGCACTACAATTGGCAAAGCAGGCTCTAAGGAAAATTTTAAAAAGGTCGACTTAGAGTATCCGATACGATTTGCAAAAGCAGCAAAGGAGAAGGGTGTAAAATCTTTCTTTATAGTGACGGCACTGGGAGCAGATCCAAATTCTATCGTATTCTATAATCAGGTAAAAGGAGAAGTAGAAACCGAAATTTCAAAACTTGGTTTTGAAACTTTTGGAATTTTCAGACCTTCTCTTTTGGAGGGGGATAGAAAAGAATTCAGGTTAGGGGAGAAGATCGGGTCTAAACTTGCTTTCTTGATCAATCCTTTACTTTTAGGTCCTTTCAAAAAATACAGATCTATTCATGTTAAGACTGTTGCTAAGTCTATGTTGAATTTAGCTTGGTCTGGCAAAAAAGGAAATCATATCATCGAATCGGATAAAATTGCAGCATTAGGATCTTCTTCCGCAAGAGGAAATCTAGAAAATTTAATATAG
- a CDS encoding PP2C family protein-serine/threonine phosphatase — protein sequence MIQRNFYHLFETIHRKVSYTFSIVAFSLTGGWFGAVYAYFFGQATIPMFSVQTHYPIILSFFLATILVTILHGIQYGLLAQVGFPGFETHIKRINKALDHSSSLRRLASEELDHILSDLIKLPTHNMITAFGYGCFVFLVNVISYLVFNYDLKELWYIFLGWSAAIFVYCGFSYIITDYITGPKRVMLKKVLLSRSYSSNFPAGFLGLKGKFGFLLSLVLLSLSILAVYVGLRPNSYLEIVFFIGLTFFAATILIILYFQSISTTLEQIGKSANDLAAGGPGKLPLVSNDKEFLGFARDFAKATGEIGRIREHLQSLVEEKTSELRETLRTVEELKKQQDGDYFLTSLLIKPLGINRTTGRKAKVDFLIRQKKNFVFKGKESEIGGDICIAQEILLRGKEYTVFLNADAMGKSLQGAGGVLVLGAAFHSILQRTLTNENTYSLYAEKWIKNAFTELHKLFQGFDGSMLVSMVLGVLDEEAGILYYINAEHPWSVLYRDGKASFLEESLQYRKLGTPGMEGSLSVKIFRLQPADILVIGSDGRDDLEISTKSGEKVMNEDESLFLKLVESSEGDLQTILSNLESKGRITDDLSLLRIEYDPGKPSNKTKAGKEVQNLSKKAKEFLKNKNIPEAILTIEAALNLSPENQILKRDLIRLHYRNGNDQEACSLMDTYVEENPGDTDMIYTASFCFKKIGNYNRSLELAERIQLRNPGIPANLAHIADLNLKLGRSEKASNFAKLSLELDPQNENASEILKRLNGSS from the coding sequence ATGATACAAAGGAATTTTTATCACCTTTTCGAAACTATTCATAGAAAAGTTTCTTACACATTTTCTATCGTAGCTTTTTCTTTAACCGGTGGATGGTTCGGAGCAGTTTACGCCTATTTTTTCGGTCAGGCAACTATCCCGATGTTTTCTGTACAGACACATTATCCGATCATTCTGTCATTTTTCTTAGCAACAATTTTAGTCACTATCCTGCATGGGATCCAATATGGATTATTAGCTCAGGTAGGTTTTCCTGGATTTGAAACTCATATAAAAAGAATTAATAAGGCCTTAGATCATAGTTCTTCTTTAAGAAGACTCGCTTCGGAAGAATTAGATCATATATTATCCGATCTAATTAAATTACCCACTCATAATATGATAACTGCATTCGGCTACGGATGTTTCGTATTTCTAGTTAATGTAATATCCTATTTAGTATTCAATTATGATCTAAAAGAACTTTGGTATATCTTTTTAGGATGGTCGGCTGCTATTTTCGTTTATTGCGGCTTTAGTTATATCATCACGGATTATATCACCGGTCCCAAAAGAGTAATGCTAAAGAAAGTCCTATTAAGCAGATCCTATTCTTCTAATTTTCCAGCAGGTTTTTTGGGTTTGAAAGGAAAGTTCGGATTTCTACTTTCTTTAGTATTACTTTCTCTAAGTATATTAGCAGTTTATGTAGGACTAAGACCAAATTCTTATTTGGAGATCGTATTCTTTATTGGACTCACATTTTTTGCTGCGACAATACTCATTATATTATATTTTCAATCTATTTCAACTACCTTAGAACAAATCGGAAAATCTGCAAATGATCTAGCCGCAGGTGGCCCTGGAAAATTACCCTTAGTCTCGAACGATAAAGAATTTTTAGGATTTGCACGGGATTTCGCCAAAGCAACAGGAGAGATAGGAAGGATCAGAGAACATCTACAATCTTTGGTAGAGGAAAAAACTTCAGAGCTCAGAGAAACATTACGCACTGTAGAAGAGCTCAAAAAACAACAGGATGGGGATTATTTTCTCACTTCTCTTTTGATCAAACCTCTCGGTATCAATCGAACCACCGGAAGAAAAGCAAAAGTTGATTTTCTAATTAGACAAAAAAAGAATTTCGTGTTTAAGGGAAAAGAAAGCGAGATAGGCGGAGACATCTGTATCGCGCAAGAAATCCTTTTGAGAGGAAAAGAATACACTGTATTCTTAAACGCGGACGCAATGGGAAAATCTCTCCAAGGAGCAGGAGGTGTTCTCGTTCTTGGCGCAGCATTCCACTCTATTCTACAAAGAACTCTTACAAACGAAAACACCTACTCTCTTTACGCGGAAAAATGGATCAAAAATGCATTTACCGAATTGCATAAATTATTCCAGGGATTTGATGGAAGTATGTTGGTTTCCATGGTATTGGGTGTTTTAGATGAAGAAGCAGGTATATTATACTATATTAATGCAGAACATCCTTGGTCCGTTTTATATAGGGACGGAAAAGCCTCCTTTTTAGAAGAAAGTTTACAATACAGAAAATTAGGAACTCCAGGCATGGAAGGAAGTTTAAGTGTAAAAATTTTCAGACTCCAGCCTGCTGATATTTTAGTGATCGGGTCCGACGGAAGAGATGATTTAGAGATCTCTACAAAGTCAGGAGAAAAAGTTATGAACGAGGATGAGTCCTTGTTTCTGAAACTAGTAGAATCTTCTGAAGGCGATCTTCAAACAATTCTATCCAATTTGGAATCAAAAGGAAGGATCACCGACGATCTTTCTCTTTTACGAATTGAATATGATCCTGGCAAACCTTCGAACAAAACGAAGGCAGGAAAAGAAGTCCAAAATCTAAGTAAGAAAGCGAAAGAATTTTTAAAGAATAAAAATATCCCAGAAGCAATTCTTACGATAGAAGCGGCCTTAAATCTTTCTCCTGAAAACCAAATATTAAAGAGAGATTTGATCAGGCTTCATTATCGAAATGGAAATGATCAAGAAGCTTGTTCACTTATGGACACTTATGTAGAAGAAAATCCTGGTGATACAGATATGATCTATACTGCTTCTTTCTGTTTCAAAAAGATCGGAAATTATAATCGATCCTTAGAACTCGCAGAAAGGATCCAGCTTCGTAATCCAGGGATCCCAGCAAATCTAGCTCATATTGCCGATTTAAATCTAAAATTAGGAAGATCCGAAAAAGCATCTAACTTTGCAAAACTAAGCCTCGAATTAGATCCGCAAAATGAAAACGCTTCTGAGATCTTAAAAAGATTAAACGGAAGTTCCTAA
- a CDS encoding SDR family NAD(P)-dependent oxidoreductase, whose translation MDIKGKRIVITGAASGIGKETLLKLLKFEGVKILAVDLDPSRLEVSDDRVKKFKCDVSSSENVDKIFKEAEKVLGGIDIFYANAGFAYYEEIKKPDWKRIEKIFQTNVFSAIYGLQKVQAEYSNPVYYIITASAMSFLSIPGYALYSATKAAVHSFAEAFQFELKKPHKLMIVYPIATRTNFFDSAGKKVPVPFPSQTPKQVASAVVSGIRWNKKKVLPSKIFSLMMFLDRFLIYPLRMYQVIENWKRKRALN comes from the coding sequence ATGGATATCAAAGGAAAACGTATCGTGATCACCGGGGCAGCTTCCGGAATAGGGAAGGAAACTCTCCTCAAACTTCTCAAATTCGAAGGTGTTAAAATTTTAGCGGTGGATCTGGATCCTTCTCGCCTTGAAGTTTCTGACGATAGAGTGAAAAAATTTAAATGTGATGTTTCCTCTTCCGAGAACGTAGACAAAATTTTTAAGGAAGCCGAAAAGGTTTTGGGTGGTATTGATATCTTTTATGCAAATGCAGGTTTTGCGTACTACGAAGAGATCAAAAAGCCAGATTGGAAACGTATCGAAAAAATTTTCCAAACAAATGTTTTCTCTGCTATCTATGGCTTACAAAAGGTCCAGGCAGAATATTCTAATCCTGTTTATTATATCATCACAGCTTCTGCTATGAGCTTTCTTTCGATTCCTGGTTATGCGTTGTATTCCGCGACCAAAGCAGCTGTACATTCTTTTGCAGAAGCTTTTCAGTTTGAATTGAAAAAACCTCATAAACTTATGATCGTTTATCCGATCGCTACTCGAACGAACTTTTTCGACTCGGCCGGTAAGAAGGTGCCGGTACCATTTCCTTCTCAGACACCTAAGCAGGTTGCCTCGGCAGTTGTATCTGGGATCCGCTGGAATAAAAAGAAAGTATTACCTTCTAAAATATTTTCTCTAATGATGTTCTTGGATAGATTTCTCATCTATCCACTGCGTATGTATCAGGTTATAGAAAATTGGAAACGTAAAAGAGCCCTAAACTAA
- a CDS encoding acyl-CoA dehydrogenase family protein produces the protein MLENNYFLENEDLKQYFESLIDWEEVVEAFEQGFSDKKEYEKTGKEEFALAPGSKEEAIEFYRSVLESAGELAGKEIAPFVQKMDAEGLIYEKGKVRFPKEMINAVNQVKEAGILPYSIGRKHGGLGLPCTVQAMLMEIFSRADGSVAIALGCMNLAETIERFGSEEMVEAYVPKMAAGELCGAMALTEPNYGSDLPNLQTKAIKGEDGVWRITGAKRFITHGCGFDDKPSIILTLARTGSPTSGARGLSFFIVKSEDVEIAGIEKKMGLHCSPTCEVVYENSPGILIGEEGYGLVKYSMAMMNGARLSIAGQAMGIGAAAYYEAKKYADEREQFGKKIRNIPAVKKMLDLMDREILAMRSILQEASRSIDLYHWKSEKMKESGVDEREIKKDESIKKWEKLANLFTPLSKYYITEQANKIAFDALQIHGGAGYTYDYDISRIYRDVRITNIYEGTTQLQVVAAIGGIVTGLGAKGILRQYLDEEMSSFSPSRELIENRKKLEESHSIYASLENGISKDEVAFELVESATRVIIGVISERGLKKLDENSRKERAALIHSYNLDSSALLEYNKIRIENKKSPALV, from the coding sequence ATGCTCGAAAATAATTATTTCCTAGAGAACGAAGACTTAAAACAATATTTTGAATCCTTAATAGACTGGGAAGAAGTGGTAGAAGCATTCGAACAAGGGTTTTCAGACAAAAAAGAATACGAAAAAACCGGAAAAGAAGAATTCGCATTAGCCCCAGGAAGTAAAGAAGAAGCTATCGAATTCTACAGATCCGTATTGGAATCCGCCGGAGAACTCGCTGGAAAAGAAATAGCTCCCTTCGTCCAAAAAATGGATGCAGAAGGTTTAATATACGAAAAAGGTAAAGTTCGCTTTCCTAAAGAAATGATAAACGCTGTCAATCAGGTCAAAGAGGCAGGAATTCTTCCCTACTCTATTGGCCGTAAACATGGTGGATTAGGACTACCTTGCACTGTGCAAGCAATGCTTATGGAAATATTCTCGAGAGCAGATGGATCAGTCGCAATTGCTCTCGGATGTATGAATCTTGCAGAGACAATAGAAAGATTCGGTTCAGAAGAAATGGTAGAAGCTTACGTCCCTAAAATGGCGGCAGGAGAACTATGTGGTGCAATGGCACTCACAGAACCAAATTATGGATCCGATCTCCCCAACTTACAAACAAAAGCAATCAAAGGAGAAGACGGAGTCTGGAGAATTACAGGCGCAAAAAGATTTATCACCCATGGTTGTGGATTCGATGATAAACCTTCTATCATTCTTACATTAGCTAGAACAGGAAGTCCAACGAGTGGAGCAAGAGGACTCTCCTTTTTCATAGTAAAAAGTGAAGACGTAGAGATCGCTGGAATAGAGAAAAAAATGGGACTACATTGTTCTCCTACTTGCGAGGTAGTTTATGAAAACTCTCCGGGTATATTAATCGGAGAAGAAGGTTACGGACTAGTCAAATATTCAATGGCAATGATGAACGGGGCAAGACTTTCTATCGCAGGACAGGCGATGGGGATCGGAGCTGCAGCTTATTACGAAGCTAAAAAATATGCAGATGAAAGAGAACAATTCGGCAAGAAGATCAGAAATATCCCAGCAGTGAAAAAGATGTTGGATCTAATGGACAGAGAGATCTTAGCGATGCGATCCATTCTGCAAGAAGCTTCCAGATCTATAGATCTATATCACTGGAAATCAGAAAAAATGAAAGAGTCCGGTGTAGATGAAAGAGAGATCAAAAAGGACGAAAGTATTAAAAAATGGGAAAAACTCGCCAATCTATTCACTCCATTATCTAAATATTATATTACGGAACAGGCAAATAAGATCGCATTTGACGCACTCCAAATCCATGGAGGAGCAGGATATACCTATGATTACGATATTTCCAGGATCTATAGAGATGTTAGGATCACAAATATCTACGAAGGAACCACACAATTGCAGGTTGTAGCAGCGATCGGAGGGATTGTCACTGGACTCGGAGCAAAAGGGATCTTAAGACAATATTTGGATGAAGAAATGTCCAGCTTCTCCCCTTCCAGAGAGCTTATAGAAAATCGCAAAAAATTAGAAGAATCTCATTCTATTTATGCTTCTTTAGAAAATGGAATATCCAAAGACGAGGTAGCGTTCGAGTTAGTAGAATCTGCAACCAGAGTTATCATCGGAGTGATTTCAGAAAGAGGTCTGAAAAAGCTAGATGAAAACTCCAGAAAGGAAAGAGCCGCCCTGATTCATTCTTATAATCTGGATAGCTCGGCTTTATTAGAATATAATAAAATCCGTATCGAAAATAAGAAGAGCCCGGCCTTAGTTTAG
- the lipL32 gene encoding major surface lipoprotein LipL32: MKKSSILIISAAIMVSFAACIGGLPGLKSNFSVGEQDIPGVGVKKLFAPYSETVNYWGYIKPGQAADAVVNGKKSYFLYIWVPAAIVELGVRLISPTGEIGEPSSDDFQSEAFKAATAEEKSMPNWFDTWIRIERLAAIMPNQIEGAAKGKALQTLGDNDDGDDTYNEERHNKYNSLLRIQIPNIPKSLDELKNIDTKKLLVRGLYRVTFTTYKVGEVKGSFVATVGVLGPPGVPGLSPILHANPAELQKLATDAEEKLKAAIAGDKK; this comes from the coding sequence ATGAAAAAATCTTCGATCCTTATAATCTCCGCCGCTATAATGGTCAGCTTTGCTGCATGTATCGGTGGACTTCCCGGCTTAAAAAGTAATTTCTCGGTCGGTGAACAAGACATTCCAGGAGTAGGAGTTAAGAAGCTTTTCGCACCTTATTCTGAAACTGTGAACTATTGGGGATACATCAAACCAGGACAAGCCGCTGACGCAGTAGTAAACGGAAAGAAATCATATTTCCTTTATATTTGGGTTCCAGCAGCAATCGTTGAATTAGGTGTTCGTCTAATTTCCCCTACCGGAGAAATTGGTGAGCCATCTAGCGACGACTTCCAGAGTGAGGCTTTCAAAGCTGCAACTGCTGAAGAAAAAAGCATGCCAAACTGGTTCGATACTTGGATTCGCATAGAGCGCTTAGCAGCTATTATGCCAAACCAAATTGAAGGAGCGGCTAAAGGAAAAGCACTTCAAACTCTTGGAGACAATGATGATGGAGACGATACTTACAATGAAGAGCGTCACAATAAGTACAACTCTTTACTTCGTATCCAAATTCCAAACATTCCAAAAAGCTTAGATGAACTTAAAAACATCGACACTAAAAAACTTTTAGTTCGCGGTTTATACAGAGTAACTTTCACCACTTACAAAGTGGGAGAAGTGAAAGGTTCTTTCGTAGCTACTGTTGGAGTTCTTGGCCCTCCAGGTGTTCCAGGTCTTTCTCCTATTCTTCACGCAAACCCAGCTGAATTGCAAAAATTGGCTACTGATGCAGAAGAAAAATTGAAAGCTGCAATTGCTGGAGATAAGAAGTAA
- a CDS encoding ParB N-terminal domain-containing protein: protein MKIRVSDIKVKNRIRKDLGDLHGLKSSIQNLGLLHPIIIDLDNKLVSGERRLECVKLLGWEYVDVRIVDVRSKKERVLIEAEENNVRLPFTPEEQERAQKLLRRYSHTGILGRLFAWLLDLWEWFWSWLFKN, encoded by the coding sequence ATGAAAATTCGGGTCTCCGATATTAAGGTAAAGAACCGCATTCGTAAAGATTTGGGCGACTTACATGGTCTCAAATCTTCCATACAAAACTTAGGGCTTTTGCATCCGATCATTATCGACTTGGACAATAAATTAGTCTCTGGCGAAAGACGCCTGGAATGTGTGAAACTTCTGGGCTGGGAATATGTTGATGTACGAATCGTAGATGTACGAAGTAAAAAAGAAAGAGTTTTGATCGAAGCCGAAGAAAACAATGTACGGCTACCGTTTACCCCGGAAGAACAAGAAAGGGCTCAAAAGCTATTAAGAAGATATTCCCATACTGGGATCCTTGGTAGATTGTTTGCCTGGTTATTGGATCTTTGGGAATGGTTTTGGTCCTGGCTTTTCAAAAACTAA